In one Chryseobacterium camelliae genomic region, the following are encoded:
- a CDS encoding LysM peptidoglycan-binding domain-containing protein, with protein sequence MIKRFFILSSLCMVLGVNAQKSHTVVKGDTPYNIAKKYGITVDELLKLNPKFKDAKLAIGDVLTVKPTNSVSKTAVAEKQKTVAPSQQGKIILQPKQTIYGITKQYHISETDLRKLNPDLESHMKIGDEIILPLESIKKYGGNQQQVAVAAPKPVEKSTELTTTAAADGEYVIQTKDNYYRVSKQFNITQKELFALNPGLEEKGLKPGEKIIVKKSNTDIISEPVNSKEKMDSGSEKTIATSEVAVGDDFVTYTVQQGDTVFSIVNKFGISIDELIALNPDLSHGLKTGMVLKIKKLDPAYIKKNGDALSVVLMLPFGYSTNETQYRSMAMDFLTGAKLAIERNARNGQKLEVKIVDSGNEGTFKNSLTQINPDNTDLIIGPFFKSNVVDVLDFTKNQKIPIVAPFANSPELYNYSNLIIVETNDQTYADKIVDEVRAAYSDQKIYIVADSKKTNANYIKSGLEKALKKPNVIIVNSASEIQLDQNMMTGQSAPVIAILANDNNEAGEAFSNKVISLSKDVKGVKAFSMYYVPVFEKKIDELSQANLVYLMDRKINAEGSFEKEILAAYKSKYCKTPPKYAIIGFDVVNDMLTRENRKGEIFKQMNKVQTQLATKFEFVKSKANGAYVNTGYRVIRLVP encoded by the coding sequence ATGATAAAGAGGTTTTTTATTTTGTCCAGTTTATGTATGGTTTTGGGAGTAAATGCTCAAAAATCGCACACCGTTGTAAAAGGTGATACACCTTATAATATTGCTAAAAAATACGGGATAACTGTTGATGAATTACTTAAACTGAATCCTAAATTTAAAGATGCAAAATTGGCGATTGGCGATGTTTTAACAGTGAAGCCAACGAACTCAGTTTCTAAAACGGCTGTTGCCGAAAAACAAAAAACGGTTGCTCCTTCTCAGCAAGGGAAAATTATACTACAGCCTAAGCAGACCATTTACGGAATTACCAAACAATATCATATTTCCGAAACAGATCTTAGAAAATTGAATCCCGATCTTGAATCACATATGAAAATAGGGGATGAGATCATTTTGCCTCTTGAAAGCATTAAAAAATATGGAGGCAATCAGCAACAAGTTGCAGTGGCAGCTCCAAAACCTGTTGAGAAATCTACAGAGCTAACAACAACAGCCGCTGCAGACGGAGAATATGTTATTCAGACAAAAGACAATTATTACAGAGTTTCAAAACAATTCAATATCACCCAGAAAGAATTATTTGCTTTAAATCCGGGATTGGAGGAAAAAGGATTGAAGCCGGGCGAAAAAATTATTGTTAAAAAATCAAATACAGATATCATTTCTGAACCTGTTAATTCAAAAGAGAAAATGGATTCAGGAAGTGAAAAAACAATAGCGACTTCTGAAGTTGCTGTAGGAGATGACTTTGTTACCTATACTGTTCAGCAGGGAGACACGGTTTTTTCTATTGTAAATAAATTCGGAATTTCGATTGATGAATTAATTGCTCTCAATCCTGATTTATCCCACGGTTTAAAAACAGGAATGGTGTTAAAGATCAAAAAGCTTGATCCGGCTTATATCAAGAAAAATGGTGATGCATTAAGTGTTGTTTTGATGCTTCCTTTCGGATACAGTACAAACGAAACTCAGTACAGATCAATGGCAATGGACTTTCTGACAGGAGCAAAACTGGCGATTGAAAGAAATGCAAGAAACGGACAAAAGCTGGAAGTGAAGATTGTGGATTCGGGTAACGAAGGAACATTTAAAAATTCTCTAACACAAATTAACCCTGATAATACAGACTTAATTATCGGCCCGTTCTTCAAGTCGAATGTGGTTGATGTTTTAGACTTTACAAAAAATCAAAAAATTCCTATTGTAGCTCCTTTTGCAAACTCTCCGGAATTATACAACTACAGCAATCTGATTATTGTAGAAACAAACGATCAGACCTATGCTGATAAAATAGTGGACGAAGTAAGAGCTGCTTATTCTGACCAAAAAATCTATATTGTTGCAGACAGTAAAAAAACAAATGCAAATTATATCAAGAGCGGTTTGGAAAAAGCGCTGAAAAAACCTAATGTCATTATTGTTAATTCAGCTTCTGAAATTCAGTTGGATCAGAATATGATGACAGGGCAGTCTGCTCCTGTGATTGCTATTTTAGCTAATGATAATAATGAGGCAGGAGAAGCCTTTTCCAATAAAGTGATTTCGCTTTCCAAAGACGTTAAGGGAGTAAAAGCATTCAGTATGTACTATGTTCCTGTTTTTGAGAAAAAAATAGATGAGCTTAGTCAAGCAAATTTGGTTTATTTAATGGATAGAAAAATTAATGCTGAAGGAAGCTTCGAAAAAGAAATTTTAGCAGCATATAAAAGTAAATATTGTAAAACCCCTCCAAAATATGCCATCATTGGTTTCGACGTAGTGAACGATATGCTGACAAGAGAAAATAGAAAAGGAGAGATTTTCAAACAAATGAATAAGGTGCAGACTCAGTTGGCAACTAAATTTGAGTTTGTAAAGTCAAAAGCAAACGGCGCTTACGTAAATACTGGTTATAGAGTTATTAGGTTAGTACCTTAA
- the fabD gene encoding ACP S-malonyltransferase, which yields MKALVFPGQGSQFVGMGKELYDSRKDIKDLMESANEILGFDILSIMFNGTDEDLKKTEVTQPSIFIHSVAALKAVNGLGAEMVAGHSLGEFSALVANGVLSFDDGLKLVSERAKAMQAACDANPSSMAAILGLEDAKVEEICAQISGIVVPANYNCPGQLVISGETTAVEEACAKLKEAGAKRALLLPVNGAFHSPLMQPAQERLAAAIEQTKFRNATIPVYQNITTTAVINPDEIKQNLIAQLTGPVKWTQSVQNMIKDGATNFVEVGPGKTLQGLIKKIDSSANVASAI from the coding sequence ATGAAAGCACTTGTATTTCCTGGGCAGGGTTCTCAGTTCGTAGGAATGGGAAAAGAATTGTATGATTCTCGAAAAGACATTAAGGACTTGATGGAATCTGCCAATGAAATTTTAGGGTTCGATATTCTTTCTATTATGTTTAATGGAACGGATGAAGATCTTAAAAAAACAGAGGTTACCCAACCTTCAATTTTTATACATTCAGTAGCTGCGCTTAAAGCAGTAAATGGTCTTGGAGCAGAAATGGTTGCAGGCCACTCTTTAGGAGAATTTTCAGCATTAGTTGCCAACGGAGTTTTATCCTTTGACGACGGTTTGAAATTGGTTTCTGAAAGAGCTAAGGCTATGCAGGCGGCTTGTGATGCTAATCCAAGCTCTATGGCGGCAATTTTAGGATTGGAAGATGCTAAAGTTGAAGAAATCTGTGCCCAGATCAGCGGAATCGTAGTTCCCGCCAATTACAATTGCCCAGGGCAATTAGTGATTTCAGGTGAAACAACAGCAGTTGAAGAAGCTTGTGCTAAATTAAAAGAAGCGGGAGCAAAAAGAGCACTGTTATTGCCTGTAAACGGAGCGTTTCACTCTCCATTGATGCAGCCTGCACAAGAAAGATTGGCAGCTGCTATTGAACAGACAAAATTCAGAAATGCAACAATTCCTGTATATCAGAATATCACAACGACAGCTGTGATAAATCCTGATGAGATTAAACAAAATTTAATTGCACAATTGACAGGTCCGGTAAAATGGACGCAGTCAGTTCAAAATATGATTAAGGACGGTGCAACTAATTTCGTAGAAGTTGGACCCGGAAAGACGTTGCAGGGATTAATCAAGAAAATTGATAGTTCTGCAAACGTTGCTTCTGCAATCTAA
- a CDS encoding GYDIA family GHMP kinase, producing the protein MGEIFSPGKLMLTSEYFAMDGALVLAVPTKLGQEFSFDEQDDKKSLIFWSAYHQNKVWLQAVIDYKNWQIIETNIPSSAEFILKTLKNVQSLSAIKFKNNCSYHLKTNLQFPADYGLGSSSTLMNNLAEWAEIDPFYLNAISLGGSGYDIAVAKEKSAVLFQNKPEIKYEKVNFNPSFKNELIFIHLNQKQDSREGIALYKSKNKSQKLVDEFSNLTRNILVCNELENFSQLMLIHEQRISGFLEIPTVKERFFADCPIFIKSLGAWGGDFVMSSKFEGFRDYFWGKGFNTIFEYSDLIY; encoded by the coding sequence ATGGGCGAGATATTTTCACCGGGAAAGCTGATGCTTACTTCAGAATATTTCGCAATGGACGGAGCTCTTGTCTTAGCGGTACCTACCAAGCTGGGACAAGAGTTTTCTTTTGATGAGCAGGACGACAAGAAATCATTGATCTTCTGGAGTGCTTATCATCAAAACAAAGTATGGTTACAAGCTGTCATCGATTACAAAAATTGGCAGATCATAGAAACCAATATTCCTTCAAGTGCTGAATTTATTTTAAAAACATTAAAAAATGTTCAGTCACTTTCTGCAATTAAATTCAAAAATAATTGTTCCTATCATCTAAAAACCAACCTTCAGTTTCCTGCGGATTACGGTCTCGGAAGCAGCTCAACCTTAATGAACAATCTTGCGGAATGGGCGGAAATTGATCCTTTTTATTTAAACGCAATAAGTTTGGGAGGAAGCGGATACGATATTGCGGTGGCAAAAGAAAAATCTGCGGTTCTTTTTCAGAATAAGCCTGAGATTAAATATGAAAAGGTAAATTTCAATCCCTCTTTTAAAAATGAATTGATTTTTATTCACTTAAACCAGAAGCAGGATAGTCGTGAAGGAATCGCTCTTTACAAGTCTAAAAATAAGTCCCAAAAATTGGTGGATGAATTTTCGAATCTTACAAGAAATATTTTAGTATGTAATGAATTGGAAAATTTTTCTCAACTAATGTTGATTCATGAACAAAGAATCTCTGGTTTTCTTGAAATTCCGACAGTTAAAGAAAGGTTTTTCGCTGATTGTCCGATATTTATCAAAAGTTTGGGCGCTTGGGGAGGGGATTTTGTGATGAGCTCAAAATTTGAAGGCTTTAGGGACTATTTTTGGGGAAAAGGTTTTAACACAATTTTCGAGTATTCCGATTTAATTTATTGA
- the pckA gene encoding phosphoenolpyruvate carboxykinase (ATP) → MKNAKIIQDLEKLGIKGDYEVIYNPSYEALYQAEISPENQGFEEAELTESGAVSVKTGIFTGRSPKDRYIVQDDVTRETIFWDGKVNLPTTPEIFTSCKDLVLNQLSASKKIYVVDAFCGTNIDTRLKVRFIVEVAWQAHFVTNMFIRPSHYELEHFGEPDFTVINGSKTTNPNWEAQGLNSENFVMFNLTEKMQIIGGTWYGGEMKKGMFAMMNYYLPLKGMASMHCSANVGEEGDVALFFGLSGTGKTTLSADPKRYLIGDDEHGWDNNGVFNYEGGCYAKVIDLSAEKEPDIFAAIKRDALLENVVVNNGVADYSDGSITENTRVSYPIYHINKIVLPSKAGHAKKIVYLSADAFGVLPPVSVLNEDQAQYHFLCGYTSKLAGTERGITSPEPSFSPAFGEAFLTLHPTMYSKTLIGKMKEHGAKAYLVNTGWNGTGKRISLKDTRAIIDAIIDGSIENAPKTIVPIMNLEIPTALPNVSEGILDPRNTYADASEWEEKAKDLAARYIKNFDQYCDTEEGKKLVASGPQLQEQTTN, encoded by the coding sequence ATGAAAAACGCTAAAATCATCCAAGATTTAGAAAAATTAGGGATTAAAGGAGACTATGAAGTAATTTATAATCCTTCGTACGAAGCATTATATCAGGCTGAAATTTCTCCTGAAAATCAGGGGTTTGAAGAAGCTGAGCTTACGGAATCTGGTGCAGTGTCGGTAAAAACGGGGATTTTTACAGGTCGTTCGCCTAAAGACAGATATATAGTTCAGGATGATGTTACAAGAGAAACAATTTTTTGGGATGGTAAAGTAAATTTACCAACAACACCGGAAATTTTTACATCTTGTAAAGATTTAGTGCTTAACCAACTTTCTGCGTCTAAGAAAATTTATGTGGTTGATGCTTTCTGTGGTACCAATATCGATACAAGATTAAAAGTAAGATTCATTGTTGAAGTTGCTTGGCAGGCGCATTTCGTTACGAATATGTTCATCCGTCCTTCTCACTATGAATTGGAGCACTTTGGAGAGCCTGATTTCACGGTAATCAATGGTTCTAAAACGACAAACCCGAACTGGGAAGCTCAAGGATTAAACTCTGAGAACTTTGTAATGTTCAACCTTACTGAGAAAATGCAGATTATTGGCGGAACTTGGTATGGAGGTGAAATGAAGAAAGGAATGTTCGCGATGATGAACTATTACCTTCCATTAAAAGGAATGGCTTCAATGCACTGTTCCGCAAACGTAGGTGAAGAAGGAGATGTTGCTCTATTCTTCGGTCTTTCGGGAACAGGAAAAACTACTTTGTCTGCAGATCCGAAAAGATATTTGATCGGTGATGATGAACACGGTTGGGATAACAATGGTGTTTTCAACTATGAAGGAGGTTGCTATGCTAAAGTAATCGATCTTTCTGCTGAAAAAGAACCGGATATCTTCGCTGCAATCAAGAGAGATGCATTGCTTGAAAACGTAGTAGTAAATAATGGAGTAGCTGATTACTCAGACGGATCTATTACTGAGAATACAAGAGTTTCTTATCCTATCTATCATATCAACAAAATTGTTTTGCCTTCAAAAGCAGGACACGCTAAGAAGATTGTTTATCTTTCTGCAGATGCATTCGGAGTATTGCCTCCGGTTTCTGTATTGAATGAAGATCAGGCTCAGTATCATTTCCTTTGTGGATATACTTCAAAATTAGCGGGAACTGAGAGAGGAATTACTTCTCCGGAACCTTCTTTCTCTCCTGCATTCGGAGAGGCTTTCCTTACGTTACACCCAACAATGTATTCTAAGACATTGATCGGGAAAATGAAAGAACACGGAGCTAAAGCATACTTGGTAAATACAGGATGGAACGGTACCGGGAAAAGAATTTCTTTGAAAGATACAAGAGCAATTATTGATGCAATTATCGACGGATCTATCGAAAATGCTCCTAAAACAATTGTTCCGATTATGAATCTTGAAATTCCTACGGCATTGCCAAATGTTTCTGAAGGGATTTTAGATCCTAGAAACACTTACGCAGACGCTTCTGAATGGGAAGAAAAAGCTAAAGACTTAGCTGCAAGATATATCAAAAACTTCGATCAGTACTGTGATACTGAAGAAGGTAAGAAATTGGTTGCTTCAGGTCCTCAATTACAGGAACAAACAACAAACTAA
- a CDS encoding type II 3-dehydroquinate dehydratase gives MKVLIVNGPNLNLLGTREPEIYGIVSMENYLEILKSEFPSHEIQYYQSNIEGEIINRLQENDFDALVINPGAFTHYSYAIADCLKNIQKQKIEIHISNIYKREEFRQKSVTAANSDAVLSGFGMEGYRLAILSLK, from the coding sequence ATGAAAGTTTTAATTGTAAACGGTCCCAATCTCAATCTGTTAGGCACAAGAGAGCCCGAAATTTACGGAATAGTTTCTATGGAAAATTATTTGGAAATTTTAAAGTCTGAGTTTCCTTCTCATGAAATACAATATTATCAGTCGAATATTGAAGGAGAGATTATCAACCGGCTTCAGGAGAATGATTTTGATGCACTGGTAATTAATCCCGGAGCGTTTACTCATTATTCTTATGCGATTGCAGATTGTCTAAAGAATATTCAGAAGCAGAAAATTGAGATTCACATCAGTAATATTTACAAAAGAGAAGAGTTTCGCCAGAAGTCTGTGACTGCAGCAAATTCTGATGCGGTGTTATCCGGATTTGGAATGGAAGGATATAGATTGGCTATTTTAAGCTTGAAATAA
- a CDS encoding SusC/RagA family TonB-linked outer membrane protein, with the protein MINKNLINSKIWIPPVAVFFLGMINVKGQEAKKDTLREKEIDEVVVVAYGKAKKTSYTGSVATISSDKINNRPVTNITKALEGQVPGLQAVSASGQPGATASIRIRGIGSISASSNPLFVVDGIPFDGNINSISPNDIESISVLKDATASSLYGSRGANGVIIITTKSGKKGDARVNFNISQGFSSRAVKDYEQVTTDQYFELYWEALRNRYKSGQISSQQAAQMATDNLVNELGINPYGSNYAKPVGTDGKLLSGATALWNDNWKDILQRVASRNQVDLDFSGGSEKSNYFFSLGYLDDKGIAIGSGFRKYNTRLKINSEVKKWLNVGANLAYTNSLQEAPPSSDSRTDNIINAARVIPSFYPYYERNADGSYKLDASGNYIYDFGKYRPTSALQNENAAATLPLDKNENREDNFSGKSFAEFTFLPELKFKTSFSVDLVNYNGHYYTNPLLGQGAEIGGSVTKTNSRTLSYTTSNILTYDKKFGQHHINVLAGQEFYHYEYQTISGSRSQFSLPYYYEPDAAALLGSFSGNSDTLGLLSFLGKAEYDYRNKYFVSGSVRADGSSRFSPENRWGTFWSVGGSWKASNEDFIKNLNFFNQLTLRASYGGQGNDKLSTYYAYQSLYAFYNNLGEGGTVASKLPTPDLKWETNLNLNVGLEFAILKNRIKGNVEYFQRQSKDLLFDMPLAPSLGFSGFQANIGELKNTGFEFSLFITPVKTKDFEWNVDLNLSTLKNEITKLPKGSIVSGTKLLQVGGSIYDFFIPEWAGVDPTNGKPLWKTITTDASGNTVEGTTSEYAKATKTLQGSSLPKVMGGLTTSLVYKNFDFSTLITFSIGGKILDNDYTMIMHNGSSAGRSWSSEMLNRWTPENPYTDVPALSTTTNNWTSASSRFLYSGTYARVKNVSLGYTLPTDYFGKIGLKKFRVYVQAENLLTFYKHKGMDPEQTLDGTTYYRYPAMRTITFGVQATL; encoded by the coding sequence ATGATTAACAAAAATTTAATTAATTCTAAGATTTGGATTCCCCCTGTTGCTGTATTTTTCTTAGGAATGATCAATGTAAAAGGACAGGAGGCAAAAAAAGATACACTTCGCGAAAAAGAGATTGATGAAGTTGTGGTAGTGGCTTACGGAAAAGCTAAAAAAACAAGTTATACAGGATCTGTAGCAACGATTTCCAGTGATAAAATCAACAACAGACCTGTTACCAATATAACAAAAGCATTGGAAGGGCAGGTTCCGGGACTTCAGGCAGTGAGTGCTTCGGGACAACCGGGTGCTACAGCATCAATCAGAATTCGTGGAATCGGTTCTATAAGCGCTTCGAGTAACCCGTTATTTGTAGTTGATGGAATTCCTTTTGACGGAAACATCAATTCCATAAGTCCAAACGATATCGAATCGATCAGTGTTCTGAAAGACGCTACGGCAAGTTCATTGTATGGTTCCAGAGGGGCAAACGGTGTGATCATCATTACCACAAAATCCGGTAAAAAAGGTGATGCAAGAGTAAACTTTAATATAAGCCAGGGTTTCTCAAGCAGAGCGGTAAAGGATTATGAGCAGGTAACAACAGACCAGTATTTTGAACTATACTGGGAAGCCTTGAGAAACAGATATAAATCCGGTCAGATTTCATCTCAGCAGGCGGCACAAATGGCGACTGATAATTTGGTAAATGAATTAGGAATCAATCCCTACGGATCAAATTATGCAAAACCCGTAGGAACAGACGGGAAGCTTTTATCGGGAGCAACTGCTTTATGGAATGACAACTGGAAAGATATTCTGCAAAGAGTAGCTTCGAGAAATCAGGTGGATCTGGATTTCAGTGGAGGAAGTGAGAAAAGCAATTATTTTTTCTCTCTGGGCTATTTGGATGATAAGGGAATTGCCATAGGATCCGGCTTTAGAAAATATAACACAAGATTAAAAATCAATTCTGAAGTTAAAAAATGGCTGAATGTGGGGGCAAATCTGGCGTATACAAACAGTCTTCAGGAAGCGCCGCCTTCATCAGATTCCAGAACGGATAATATTATCAATGCAGCGAGAGTAATTCCGTCTTTTTATCCTTATTATGAAAGAAATGCAGACGGAAGTTACAAGCTTGATGCAAGTGGAAATTACATCTATGATTTCGGAAAATACCGACCGACAAGTGCTTTGCAAAATGAAAATGCGGCGGCAACCTTACCGTTAGACAAAAATGAAAACCGCGAAGATAACTTCTCGGGTAAAAGTTTTGCTGAATTTACCTTTTTGCCTGAGCTGAAATTTAAAACAAGCTTTTCGGTTGATTTGGTAAATTATAACGGACATTATTATACCAATCCGTTATTGGGGCAAGGTGCAGAAATTGGTGGTTCTGTAACGAAAACAAATTCCAGAACGCTTTCTTACACGACGAGTAATATTTTAACCTACGATAAAAAATTCGGTCAGCACCATATCAATGTGTTGGCAGGTCAGGAATTTTATCACTATGAATATCAGACGATTTCAGGAAGCAGAAGCCAGTTTTCACTGCCTTACTATTATGAACCGGATGCAGCTGCATTGTTGGGGAGTTTCAGCGGAAACAGTGATACATTAGGTTTATTGAGCTTTTTAGGAAAAGCAGAGTACGATTACCGGAATAAATATTTTGTTTCGGGATCGGTGAGAGCAGACGGTTCTTCGAGATTCTCTCCTGAAAACAGATGGGGAACTTTCTGGTCAGTAGGTGGTTCTTGGAAAGCATCTAATGAAGATTTTATTAAAAATTTAAACTTCTTTAACCAGTTGACGCTTCGTGCAAGTTATGGAGGTCAGGGAAATGATAAACTGAGCACTTATTACGCTTACCAGAGCTTATATGCTTTTTATAATAATTTAGGAGAAGGCGGAACGGTAGCCAGTAAATTGCCAACTCCGGATTTGAAATGGGAAACGAATTTAAACTTAAATGTTGGATTGGAATTCGCGATTCTGAAAAACAGAATTAAAGGGAATGTAGAATATTTCCAACGTCAGAGCAAGGATCTTTTATTTGATATGCCTTTGGCTCCGTCACTTGGTTTTAGTGGGTTTCAGGCTAATATTGGTGAATTGAAAAATACAGGTTTCGAGTTTTCATTATTCATCACTCCGGTTAAAACGAAAGATTTTGAATGGAATGTTGATCTTAATTTGAGTACGTTAAAAAATGAAATTACAAAACTTCCTAAAGGTTCAATTGTAAGCGGAACGAAATTACTGCAGGTGGGTGGATCCATTTATGATTTCTTCATTCCTGAATGGGCGGGAGTAGATCCGACTAACGGGAAACCGCTTTGGAAAACAATTACGACAGATGCAAGCGGAAATACGGTAGAAGGAACAACCTCGGAATATGCAAAAGCAACAAAAACATTGCAGGGTTCATCACTTCCGAAAGTAATGGGAGGTTTAACGACAAGTTTGGTGTATAAAAACTTTGATTTTTCAACATTGATAACATTCAGTATCGGAGGAAAAATTCTAGATAATGATTACACGATGATTATGCATAACGGAAGTTCAGCAGGTCGTTCGTGGAGCTCAGAAATGCTGAACCGATGGACTCCTGAAAATCCTTACACGGATGTTCCTGCTTTGAGTACCACAACGAACAACTGGACTTCGGCATCATCAAGGTTTTTATACTCGGGAACGTATGCGAGAGTGAAGAATGTAAGCTTGGGGTACACACTTCCGACGGATTACTTTGGAAAAATAGGATTAAAGAAATTCAGAGTTTATGTTCAGGCAGAGAATCTCTTAACATTCTACAAACATAAAGGAATGGATCCGGAACAGACATTAGACGGAACAACCTATTACAGGTATCCTGCGATGAGAACAATCACTTTTGGTGTACAGGCAACTCTTTAA
- a CDS encoding RagB/SusD family nutrient uptake outer membrane protein produces MKKLKYLSFALIIVLSLISCESDLETAPTNQANEAEVFKTAESAETVINGTWAKFNDDGPTYANIGYSTVLRTSDAMGSDVAVLTNKYGFPAAYAFTDLVNSAGSRPLFIWSLLYSTINNMNNVITRIDGAEGSQEKKNQVKGQAKALRAFCYLNLASFYQFSYLKDKTALTAPIYTEPTTTNSVGKKRASLEEIYTLIKSDLTDADQLLQNYSRNNKDKIDRSVVNGLLARVYLNTGDWTKAAASAKIARNGYALMIPEKYKEGFNDISNGEWIWGHGQTQEQSGESYAFHFLDVSSSGSYYYSFMADPYFKDLFDTNDIRYSLFSWDGLPGREGLLRYAKFKFKANLIADIVYMRAAEMYLIEAEAEARNGNVTNAVTVLNQLKSARNANPYSGALVQNEVIKEVLIERRKELFGEGFSLSDIIRTQGTVVRKPFTNSNGQPIQVQITTPAGTVKNVNGRGHSVFAFPDQSAFAPNSRYYLFSIPQKEVENNPNL; encoded by the coding sequence ATGAAAAAATTAAAATATTTATCTTTTGCTTTAATCATAGTCTTATCCTTAATAAGTTGTGAAAGTGATCTGGAAACGGCTCCTACCAATCAGGCCAATGAAGCAGAGGTTTTTAAAACGGCAGAAAGTGCAGAAACGGTAATTAACGGAACCTGGGCTAAATTTAATGACGATGGTCCAACTTACGCCAACATCGGATATTCAACGGTATTGAGAACAAGTGATGCTATGGGGAGTGATGTCGCGGTTTTAACTAATAAATACGGATTTCCTGCGGCTTATGCTTTTACAGACCTGGTAAACAGCGCAGGAAGCAGACCGCTTTTTATCTGGAGTCTTCTGTATTCTACCATCAATAACATGAATAATGTAATTACCAGAATTGATGGAGCAGAAGGAAGTCAGGAGAAGAAAAACCAGGTGAAAGGTCAGGCAAAAGCTTTAAGGGCTTTTTGTTATCTGAACTTGGCAAGTTTTTATCAGTTCAGCTATTTGAAAGATAAAACAGCTTTAACAGCTCCGATTTACACAGAACCAACAACGACGAATTCAGTCGGAAAAAAAAGAGCAAGTCTGGAAGAAATTTATACTTTAATTAAAAGTGACTTGACGGATGCAGATCAATTGCTTCAAAATTATTCAAGGAATAACAAGGATAAAATTGACAGATCGGTTGTGAATGGATTGTTGGCGAGAGTATATTTAAATACAGGTGACTGGACGAAAGCTGCAGCTTCAGCAAAAATCGCAAGAAACGGATATGCTTTAATGATTCCGGAAAAATATAAAGAAGGTTTCAACGATATCAGCAATGGAGAATGGATTTGGGGACACGGGCAGACTCAGGAACAATCGGGTGAAAGCTATGCTTTTCACTTTTTAGATGTATCGTCTTCGGGAAGTTATTATTACAGTTTTATGGCAGATCCTTATTTTAAAGATTTGTTTGATACCAATGATATTCGCTACTCTCTGTTTTCTTGGGATGGACTTCCTGGAAGAGAAGGCTTGTTGAGATATGCTAAATTTAAATTTAAAGCCAATTTAATTGCCGATATCGTTTACATGAGAGCAGCAGAAATGTATTTAATTGAAGCTGAAGCTGAAGCAAGAAATGGAAATGTTACCAATGCCGTAACGGTTTTAAATCAATTGAAATCGGCAAGAAATGCCAATCCATATTCCGGAGCTTTGGTGCAAAATGAAGTGATTAAAGAAGTTCTGATTGAAAGAAGAAAAGAATTATTCGGTGAAGGATTTTCTTTATCAGACATTATCAGAACACAAGGAACGGTGGTGAGAAAACCTTTCACCAATTCGAATGGGCAACCGATTCAGGTACAGATCACAACTCCTGCCGGAACGGTGAAGAATGTTAACGGAAGAGGTCACTCTGTATTTGCTTTTCCTGATCAGTCGGCTTTTGCTCCGAACAGTAGATATTATTTATTCTCAATTCCGCAGAAGGAGGTGGAGAATAATCCAAATTTATAG
- a CDS encoding Fur family transcriptional regulator, whose translation MKTDIENKLIDKNTKPTSMRILVYDFLSSQEAALSLSEIENHFENADRTTIYRTLKTFEEKGIVHSIQENTTTKYKLCHDGCDEQTHKDWHLHFYCKICKQTTCKEDISFPENVQTHFRIDEIRLFAKGICENCLESLQ comes from the coding sequence ATGAAAACCGATATTGAAAATAAACTCATCGATAAAAATACAAAACCTACAAGCATGAGGATTTTGGTGTACGACTTTCTGAGCTCTCAGGAAGCGGCTTTATCCTTGTCTGAAATCGAAAATCATTTTGAAAATGCTGATAGAACAACCATTTACCGAACTTTAAAAACTTTTGAGGAAAAGGGAATCGTTCACAGTATCCAGGAAAATACAACGACAAAATATAAACTCTGTCATGATGGTTGTGATGAACAAACGCATAAAGACTGGCATCTCCATTTTTACTGTAAAATATGTAAACAGACCACTTGTAAAGAAGATATTTCCTTTCCGGAAAATGTCCAGACTCATTTCAGAATTGATGAAATAAGACTTTTTGCCAAAGGAATATGTGAAAACTGCCTCGAAAGTTTGCAATAG